One genomic region from Zalophus californianus isolate mZalCal1 chromosome 12, mZalCal1.pri.v2, whole genome shotgun sequence encodes:
- the GHRHR gene encoding growth hormone-releasing hormone receptor produces the protein MDSRAWGACILCLLSPLPIVSSYVHPECDFITQLREDERSCLQAAEGMPNTTLGCPSTWDGLLCWPMAGSGEWVTLSCPDFFSHFSSEPGAVKRDCTIMGWSEPFPPYPVACPVPLELLTEEKSYFSTVKIIYTLGHSISVATLSVAIAILVALRRLHCPRNYIHTQLFVTFILKAGAVFLKDATLFRGENTDHCSFSTVLCKVSVASSHFATMTNFSWLLVEAVYLTCLLASKSPSTRRAFWWLVLAGWGLPLLFTGLWVCCKLAFEDVACWDLDDSSPYWWIIKGPIVLSVGVNFGLFLNIIRILLRKLEPAQGSLHTKSQYWRLSKSTLLLIPLFGIHYVIFNFLPDGAGLGIRLPLELGLGSFQGFIVAILYCFLNQEVRTEISRRWHGHDPELLPARRARTKWTMPSRSGVKVLTSAC, from the exons ATGGACAGCAGGGCATGGGGTGCCTGCATCCTCTGCTTACTGAGCCCATTGCCAATT GTATCCAGCTATGTGCACCCAGAGTGCGACTTCATCACCCAACTGAGAGAGGATGAGAGGTCATGTCTGCAAGCAGCAGAAGGGATGCCCAACACCACCCTGG GCTGCCCGAGCACGTGGGATGGGCTGCTGTGCTGGCCAATGGCAGGCTCCGGCGAGTGGGTGACTCTCTCTTGCCCCGATTTCTTCTCCCACTTCAGCTCAGAGCCAG GGGCTGTGAAGCGGGATTGCACTATCATGGGCTGGTCCGAGCCCTTCCCACCTTACCCTGTGGCGTGCCCTGTGCCCCTAGAGCTGCTGACAGAGGAG AAATCCTACTTCTCCACGGTGAAGATCATCTACACCCTGGGCCATAGTATCTCCGTCGCGACCCTCTCCGTGGCCATTGCCATCCTGGTTGCTCTCAG gAGGCTCCACTGTCCCCGGAACTACATCCACACCCAGCTGTTTGTCACCTTCATCCTCAAGGCGGGTGCTGTATTCCTGAAGGACGCCACCCTCTTCCGTGGGGAGAACACAGATCACTGCAGCTTCTCCACG GTTCTGTGCAAGGTCTCTGTGGCCTCCTCCCATTTCGCCACCATGACCAACTTCAGCTGGCTGTTGGTGGAAGCCGTGTACCTGACCTGCCTCTTGGCCTCCAAGTCGCCCAGCACGAGGCGAGCCTTCTGGTGGCTGGTTCTTGCCGGCTGGG GGCTTCCTCTGCTCTTCACTGGCCTGTGGGTGTGTTGCAAGTTGGCCTTCGAGGATGTGGC GTGCTGGGACCTGGATGACAGCTCCCCTTACTGGTGGATCATCAAAGGGCCCATCGTCCTCTCTGTTGGG GTGAATTTTGGGCTTTTTCTCAATATTATCCGCATCCTGCTGAGGAAACTGGAGCCAGCTCAGGGCAGCCTCCACACCAAGTCTCAGTACTG GCGTCTCTCTAAATCAACGCTTCTCCTCATCCCGCTGTTTGGAATTCACTACGTCATCTTCAACTTTCTGCCTGACGGTGCTGGCCTGGGCATCCGCCTCCCCCTGGAGTTGGGACTGGGCTCCTTCCAG GGCTTCATCGTTGCCATCCTGTATTGCTTCCTCAACCAAGAG GTGAGGACCGAGATCTCGCGGAGGTGGCACGGCCATGACCCTGAGCTGCTGCCTGCCCGGAGGGCCCGCACCAAGTGGACAATGCCTTCCCGCTCTGGGGTGAAGGTGTTGACGTCTGCCTGCTAG